A window of the Bacteroides thetaiotaomicron VPI-5482 genome harbors these coding sequences:
- a CDS encoding quinone-dependent dihydroorotate dehydrogenase encodes MYNLIVRPLLFLIDPEKVHRMLLNWLRIYRYLLPVRACVRGHYQVDEPFSYGSLRFKNRIGLSAGFDKNAETFDELADFGFGFLEVGTVTPDYQPGNPSSRIFRLVEDESLISRTGFNNCGVDVALAHIRRHRKHSYILGVNINKNPLSVGEQIIKDFELVFTRLYESVDYFTLNWGSIDKESFAKVLENFTTFREAVNKRCSIFIKLPADIDEKELDLVISLAYKYSIEGFIATGPTMDRSELHQTKTKQLEKIGNGGVSGRGIGKKSQKVVHYLSEHTDRHFLIIGAGGIMTAEDAADMISQGADMVQIYSAFIYSGPSVVHKIGKKLKH; translated from the coding sequence ATGTATAATTTAATCGTTAGACCGTTATTATTTCTCATTGATCCTGAAAAAGTACATCGGATGCTCTTGAACTGGTTAAGAATCTATCGCTATCTGCTTCCGGTTCGTGCATGCGTAAGAGGACACTATCAAGTGGACGAACCTTTTTCATACGGAAGTCTGCGATTCAAAAACCGGATAGGCTTGTCTGCCGGATTCGATAAAAATGCGGAAACATTTGATGAGTTGGCAGATTTTGGTTTCGGATTTCTGGAAGTGGGGACTGTAACTCCTGATTATCAACCGGGAAATCCTTCTTCCCGTATCTTCAGGCTGGTAGAAGACGAATCACTGATCTCACGTACAGGGTTCAATAATTGCGGTGTCGATGTAGCTCTGGCGCATATCAGAAGACACAGAAAACATTCTTACATACTCGGAGTAAATATCAATAAGAATCCGCTTTCTGTCGGTGAGCAGATCATCAAAGATTTTGAGCTGGTTTTCACTCGTTTATATGAAAGTGTAGATTATTTTACGTTGAACTGGGGTAGTATAGATAAAGAATCATTTGCTAAAGTTTTAGAAAACTTCACAACATTCCGTGAGGCAGTGAACAAACGGTGCAGTATTTTCATTAAGCTCCCGGCGGATATTGATGAGAAGGAATTGGATCTGGTCATTTCCCTTGCATATAAATATTCCATAGAAGGCTTTATAGCCACGGGTCCGACGATGGACCGCTCAGAATTGCATCAGACAAAAACAAAACAGTTGGAAAAGATCGGTAACGGTGGCGTCAGTGGTCGGGGTATCGGAAAGAAATCGCAGAAGGTAGTGCATTATCTGTCCGAGCACACCGACCGCCACTTTCTGATTATCGGGGCAGGAGGAATAATGACAGCAGAGGATGCAGCCGATATGATTTCCCAAGGGGCCGATATGGTACAGATTTATTCGGCATTTATTTATTCCGGTCCTTCTGTTGTTCATAAAATAGGGAAGAAACTTAAACATTAA
- a CDS encoding glycoside hydrolase family 95 protein: MNKKRLIGYLFVMVSAGCIHAQEKKVSAQEYKLWYDRPAQVWTEALPLGNGRLGAMVYGTPGTEQIQLNEETIWAGRPNNNANPNALEYIPKVRELVFAGKYLEAQTLATEKVMAKTNSGMPYQSFGDLRIAFPGHTRYSDYYRDLSLDSARAIVRYEVDGVQYQRETITSFTDQVVMVRLTANRPGQITFNAQLTSPHQDVMIHSEEGNCVTLSGVSSLHEGLKGKVEFQGRLTARNQGGKIACTDGVLSVEGADEATIYVSIATNFNNYLDITGNQTERAKSYLSEALVRPFAEAKKNHVEFYRRYLTRVSLDLGEDQYKNVTTDKRVENFKDTHDAHLVATYFQFGRYLLICSSQPGGQPANLQGIWNDKLFPSWDSKYTCNINLEMNYWPSEVTNLSDLNEPLFRLIKEVSESGKETAKIMYGANGWVLHHNTDIWRITGALDKAPSGMWPSGGAWLCRHLWERYLYTGDTEFLRSVYPILKESGLFFDEIMVKEPVHNWLVVCPSNSPENVHSGSDGKATTAAGCTMDNQLIFDLWTAIISASRILDTDKEFAAHLEQRLKEMAPMQVGHWGQLQEWMFDWDDPNDVHRHVSHLYGLFPSNQISPYRTPELFDAARTSLIHRGDPSTGWSMGWKVCLWARLLDGDHAYKLITDQLTLVRNEKKKGGTYPNLFDAHPPFQIDGNFGCAAGIVEMLMQSYDGFIYLLPALPTLWKDGSVTGIIARGGFELDLNWKNGKVNRLVVKSHKGGNCRLRSLNPLNGKGLKRAKGENPNPLYAVPTIPQPLVNEKASLNKVEIAKTYLYDLPTKAGQEYILIGK, encoded by the coding sequence ATGAATAAAAAGAGATTAATCGGATATCTGTTTGTAATGGTCTCTGCAGGATGTATTCATGCGCAGGAGAAAAAAGTATCTGCACAGGAATATAAGCTATGGTATGACCGTCCCGCACAGGTATGGACCGAAGCTTTACCCTTGGGAAACGGGCGTCTGGGGGCAATGGTATATGGAACGCCGGGAACAGAACAAATACAACTAAACGAAGAAACCATTTGGGCAGGACGCCCCAACAACAACGCAAACCCGAACGCACTGGAGTATATTCCGAAGGTACGTGAACTTGTTTTTGCCGGAAAATATCTGGAAGCACAAACGCTCGCTACGGAGAAAGTGATGGCAAAAACAAATTCGGGAATGCCTTATCAGAGTTTCGGCGACCTGAGAATTGCTTTCCCCGGACATACCCGCTATTCCGATTATTATCGGGACCTGAGTCTGGACTCGGCACGTGCCATCGTCCGTTATGAAGTAGACGGAGTGCAATATCAACGTGAAACGATCACCTCATTTACCGATCAGGTAGTTATGGTACGACTGACCGCCAACCGTCCGGGACAAATTACCTTCAACGCACAGCTCACCTCCCCTCATCAGGATGTAATGATTCACTCTGAAGAAGGGAACTGTGTGACCCTTTCAGGGGTGTCTTCCTTGCATGAAGGACTGAAGGGAAAAGTAGAATTTCAGGGAAGGCTGACCGCCCGCAACCAAGGAGGAAAAATAGCTTGTACCGATGGCGTCCTCTCTGTAGAAGGAGCTGACGAAGCCACAATCTATGTGTCTATAGCCACTAACTTCAATAATTATCTGGACATCACAGGCAATCAGACAGAACGTGCAAAGAGCTATTTGTCCGAAGCGCTGGTTCGTCCATTCGCAGAAGCCAAAAAGAATCACGTAGAATTTTATCGTCGATATCTGACCAGAGTATCTCTGGATTTAGGGGAAGACCAATATAAAAATGTGACAACCGACAAACGTGTAGAGAATTTTAAGGACACACATGATGCGCATCTGGTTGCCACTTACTTCCAGTTCGGCCGTTATCTGTTAATCTGCTCGTCACAACCGGGCGGGCAACCCGCTAACTTGCAGGGTATCTGGAATGATAAACTTTTCCCTTCCTGGGATAGCAAATATACCTGTAATATCAATCTGGAAATGAATTACTGGCCATCGGAAGTGACTAATTTAAGTGACTTGAACGAACCACTTTTCCGGCTGATAAAAGAAGTGAGCGAAAGCGGAAAGGAAACGGCAAAAATCATGTATGGAGCCAACGGATGGGTATTGCATCATAACACGGATATATGGCGTATCACAGGAGCACTGGACAAAGCCCCTTCGGGTATGTGGCCGAGCGGCGGTGCATGGTTATGCCGTCATCTATGGGAACGATATCTGTACACCGGAGACACAGAGTTCCTGCGTTCCGTTTATCCGATATTGAAAGAATCCGGACTGTTCTTTGACGAGATTATGGTGAAAGAACCTGTACACAACTGGTTGGTAGTCTGCCCAAGCAACTCACCCGAAAATGTACATTCCGGCAGCGACGGCAAGGCAACTACAGCCGCCGGATGCACGATGGACAATCAGTTGATATTCGACCTTTGGACAGCTATTATTTCAGCTTCCCGAATTTTGGATACGGACAAAGAATTTGCCGCTCATCTGGAACAACGCCTCAAAGAAATGGCTCCTATGCAAGTAGGACATTGGGGACAATTGCAGGAATGGATGTTCGACTGGGATGATCCGAACGATGTACACCGCCATGTATCCCATCTATATGGATTATTCCCCAGCAACCAGATTTCTCCTTACCGCACTCCGGAACTATTTGACGCTGCACGCACTTCTCTGATTCACCGTGGAGATCCGTCCACCGGATGGAGCATGGGATGGAAGGTTTGCCTGTGGGCACGCCTCCTTGATGGTGACCATGCCTACAAACTGATAACCGACCAATTGACTCTGGTACGTAACGAAAAGAAAAAAGGAGGTACCTACCCTAACCTGTTCGATGCTCACCCGCCTTTCCAGATCGACGGAAACTTCGGTTGTGCTGCAGGTATAGTCGAAATGCTGATGCAAAGTTACGATGGCTTTATTTACCTGCTTCCGGCACTTCCGACTCTCTGGAAGGACGGTTCTGTCACAGGTATCATCGCCCGTGGAGGTTTCGAACTTGATTTAAACTGGAAGAATGGAAAAGTAAATCGCCTGGTCGTGAAATCTCATAAAGGTGGTAACTGCCGTCTGCGTTCACTCAACCCGCTGAACGGAAAGGGCTTGAAACGTGCCAAAGGAGAGAACCCGAACCCTCTCTATGCAGTCCCCACGATTCCCCAGCCATTGGTGAATGAAAAAGCCAGCCTAAATAAAGTGGAAATTGCAAAGACTTACTTGTATGACCTGCCTACCAAAGCAGGGCAAGAATATATATTGATTGGAAAATAA